The following are encoded together in the Deinococcus roseus genome:
- a CDS encoding heme lyase CcmF/NrfE family subunit has translation MTEFLGLGFSELGGYGTLALLLALGFVLYGLTMGVLGGIKNDPRFTESSRRSAWAVFLFVSVALFVLEYAIFKDDFSVRYVYRHSMTVSQPWVKFVTLWAALEGSILLWAWVLSLYTFLVSLSVRNDALRPWVMASMFFSLLFFVGINLTVASPFTPNINGATEGQGPNPLLQNHWMMAVHPVLLYLGFVGLSVPFAYAVAALITRKLGESWITQTRSWLLSAWMFLSAAIVAGGWWSYEILGWGGYWAWDPVENASFVPWLLATAFLHSIQIQERRRMLKTWNVYLIIGAYATTVLGTFLTRSGVVESVHAFGNGPIGPVFFGFFAVLMLIGIVLASVRAPLIRDDHTINRPLSREGAFLAGNIVFLTFAVMVVLGTLFPVLVEAIRNVRTSVGPPFFNQFAIPLGLLLLFLMGIGPMLPWQRQNNESLLKAMQIPVGTGVVVALMALLLGVRDIAVLLTLLLCAYNIAGLAKLTARAALERGGLHKTFELFQIHPRRYGAYVAHIGLVAIASGIAFSGAYKQEKELTLRLNQPQQVMGRTAVLKSLQIKDQLDKRSVEAHVVLDSEDTYARLNTYVNQPQQPVAMPFVKYHPLKDTYVTLLAYEQKENWATVRVIETPLVSWIWVGTLIMVLGSFISLQAPGTSVQTRTRPQEVTA, from the coding sequence ATGACCGAATTTCTGGGCCTGGGGTTCAGTGAACTGGGGGGCTACGGCACCCTGGCTTTGTTGCTGGCCCTGGGTTTCGTGCTGTACGGCCTGACCATGGGGGTGCTGGGGGGCATCAAGAACGATCCCCGCTTTACAGAAAGCAGCAGGCGCAGTGCCTGGGCCGTGTTCCTGTTTGTTTCTGTGGCGCTTTTTGTGCTGGAATATGCCATCTTCAAAGATGATTTCAGCGTGCGCTATGTGTACCGCCACTCCATGACGGTCTCGCAGCCCTGGGTGAAATTTGTGACCCTGTGGGCTGCCCTGGAAGGCAGCATCCTGCTGTGGGCCTGGGTTCTGTCGCTTTACACCTTTCTGGTGTCTTTAAGCGTGCGCAATGACGCCCTGAGGCCCTGGGTGATGGCCAGCATGTTCTTTTCCCTGCTGTTCTTTGTGGGCATCAACCTGACCGTGGCCAGCCCCTTTACTCCCAACATCAACGGGGCCACCGAAGGCCAGGGTCCCAACCCCCTGCTGCAAAACCACTGGATGATGGCCGTGCACCCGGTCCTGCTTTACCTGGGTTTTGTGGGCCTCAGTGTGCCTTTTGCATACGCTGTAGCGGCCCTGATCACCCGCAAACTCGGGGAGTCCTGGATCACCCAGACCAGAAGCTGGCTGCTCAGCGCCTGGATGTTCCTGTCTGCAGCCATTGTGGCAGGCGGATGGTGGTCCTACGAGATTCTGGGCTGGGGCGGTTACTGGGCCTGGGATCCCGTGGAAAACGCCTCTTTTGTGCCCTGGTTGCTGGCCACAGCTTTCCTGCACAGCATCCAGATTCAGGAACGCCGCCGCATGCTCAAGACCTGGAACGTCTACCTGATCATCGGGGCTTACGCCACCACCGTGCTGGGCACCTTCCTGACCCGCTCTGGCGTGGTGGAAAGCGTGCACGCCTTCGGAAACGGACCGATTGGGCCGGTGTTCTTTGGGTTTTTCGCTGTTTTGATGCTGATCGGGATTGTGCTGGCTTCTGTGCGGGCTCCCCTGATCCGCGATGACCACACCATCAACCGCCCACTGTCCAGAGAAGGCGCTTTTCTGGCAGGCAACATCGTTTTTCTGACTTTTGCTGTGATGGTGGTGCTGGGCACCCTGTTCCCTGTGCTGGTTGAGGCCATCCGCAACGTCAGAACCAGTGTTGGTCCTCCTTTCTTCAACCAGTTTGCCATTCCGCTGGGTTTGCTTTTGCTGTTCCTGATGGGCATTGGACCGATGCTGCCCTGGCAGCGCCAGAACAACGAGAGCCTGCTGAAAGCCATGCAAATCCCCGTAGGAACGGGTGTGGTGGTGGCCCTGATGGCCCTGCTGCTGGGTGTGCGGGACATCGCTGTGCTGCTGACCCTGCTGCTGTGCGCCTACAACATTGCTGGACTGGCCAAACTGACCGCCAGAGCTGCCCTGGAACGCGGAGGGCTGCACAAAACCTTTGAGTTGTTCCAGATCCATCCCAGACGGTACGGGGCTTATGTGGCTCACATCGGTCTGGTGGCCATTGCCAGCGGGATTGCTTTTTCTGGAGCCTACAAGCAGGAAAAAGAACTCACCCTCAGGCTGAACCAGCCCCAGCAGGTCATGGGCCGCACCGCTGTGCTGAAAAGCCTGCAAATCAAAGACCAGCTGGACAAACGTTCTGTGGAAGCCCATGTGGTGCTGGACAGCGAAGACACCTATGCCAGACTCAACACCTACGTCAACCAGCCGCAACAACCGGTGGCCATGCCGTTCGTGAAATACCATCCCCTCAAAGACACCTACGTCACGCTGCTGGCCTACGAACAGAAAGAAAACTGGGCCACCGTCAGGGTGATTGAAACCCCGCTGGTCTCCTGGATCTGGGTCGGCACCCTGATCATGGTGCTGGGCAGTTTCATCAGCCTGCAGGCACCCGGAACAAGCGTGCAAACCCGCACCCGCCCTCAGGAGGTGACCGCATGA
- a CDS encoding cytochrome c-type biogenesis protein, giving the protein MKSLFSPLLLCLVLLFGLVAHAEAPTQNAVNVTETVALTSQQEQLARSIAGEIKCPVCRGESILTSSNDLSRQIYLDIQTQVKNGADRDQVVGYMVSRYGETILLNPPKKGINWLLWLAPVAVLLLSGWALLGYLRNASRTPEVSSEDLERVSQYLQGKKP; this is encoded by the coding sequence TTGAAGTCTCTGTTCAGCCCCTTGTTGCTCTGTCTGGTGCTGCTTTTTGGGCTGGTGGCACATGCAGAAGCGCCCACCCAGAACGCAGTGAACGTCACCGAAACCGTAGCGTTGACTTCGCAGCAGGAGCAACTGGCCCGTTCCATTGCCGGTGAAATCAAATGCCCGGTGTGCCGTGGAGAATCCATCCTGACCAGTTCCAATGACCTCTCCAGGCAAATTTACCTGGACATCCAGACCCAGGTGAAAAACGGTGCAGACCGGGACCAGGTGGTGGGGTACATGGTGTCCCGTTATGGAGAAACCATCCTGCTGAACCCACCCAAAAAAGGCATCAACTGGCTGCTCTGGCTTGCCCCTGTGGCTGTACTGCTTCTTTCAGGCTGGGCTTTGCTGGGTTACCTGAGAAACGCTTCCCGCACGCCCGAAGTGTCCAGTGAAGACCTGGAGCGGGTCAGCCAGTACCTGCAAGGGAAGAAACCATGA
- the yedA gene encoding drug/metabolite exporter YedA, translating into MTPTVLWSLISLYLIWGSTYFGMRVALTGFPPFLQGGLRYMTAGLLLLLFLKLRKTPWPSGKQVLNAVMVGVLLTVVGHGMVLYAEQDVSSAVAAVAVGVSPVWAAIWSALWGKAPKGTEWVGLILGVVGIVVLNSGKELTAAPIAMVALIVAPMSWSFGTVWSKHLSMPEGVMNTALQIFFGGIGSALVGLLLGEKITHVPGPAWVAFWYLVVFGSIIAYNAFMYLVRNVSTPLAMSYAYVNPIVALFVGHFLGGETINLQSILACVLILFAVVLLTRPSREQAPAQTQKSDVPSD; encoded by the coding sequence ATGACCCCGACTGTGCTGTGGTCTCTGATCTCCCTGTACCTGATCTGGGGGTCCACCTATTTTGGAATGCGGGTGGCCCTGACCGGGTTCCCTCCGTTTTTGCAGGGGGGCCTGAGGTACATGACGGCTGGCCTGCTGCTCCTGCTCTTCCTCAAATTGCGCAAAACCCCCTGGCCTTCTGGCAAGCAGGTGCTCAATGCTGTGATGGTGGGGGTCCTGCTGACGGTGGTGGGACATGGCATGGTGCTGTATGCCGAACAGGATGTGTCCAGTGCAGTGGCGGCCGTTGCAGTGGGCGTTTCGCCCGTGTGGGCCGCCATCTGGAGTGCTTTGTGGGGCAAAGCGCCAAAAGGCACAGAATGGGTAGGGTTGATCCTGGGCGTGGTGGGCATTGTGGTGCTGAATTCGGGCAAGGAGTTGACGGCTGCCCCCATTGCCATGGTGGCCCTGATTGTGGCCCCCATGAGCTGGTCTTTTGGCACGGTCTGGAGCAAACACCTCAGCATGCCCGAAGGGGTGATGAACACCGCCCTGCAGATCTTCTTTGGAGGGATTGGCAGTGCGCTGGTGGGTCTGCTGTTGGGCGAAAAAATCACCCATGTGCCCGGTCCAGCCTGGGTGGCTTTCTGGTACCTGGTGGTTTTCGGCTCGATCATTGCCTACAACGCCTTCATGTACCTGGTGCGCAATGTGAGCACACCTCTGGCCATGAGTTACGCCTACGTTAATCCCATTGTGGCCCTCTTTGTGGGGCATTTTCTGGGAGGAGAGACCATCAATTTGCAGAGCATTCTGGCCTGCGTGCTGATCCTCTTTGCTGTGGTGCTGCTCACCCGTCCGAGCCGGGAGCAGGCTCCAGCCCAGACGCAAAAATCTGACGTCCCTTCAGACTGA
- the ccmE gene encoding cytochrome c maturation protein CcmE — MTTLPTARRRKQNPTKYLIGLVVLLGAIGYLVYGNIGNSLVYFVTPAEYQQKASEYAGKTLRMGGLVVSPDYNPDTLELKFTMMDSDGVTKIPVQYNGALPDLFKANQGVVVEGQMQNGTFVGKSLLVKHSEEYRAPHSGDSTDYKKLIEEAQ, encoded by the coding sequence GTGACCACCCTGCCCACCGCCAGACGGCGCAAACAGAACCCCACCAAGTACCTGATCGGTCTGGTGGTGCTGCTGGGGGCCATTGGCTATCTGGTGTACGGCAACATCGGGAACAGCCTGGTGTACTTTGTGACCCCTGCAGAATACCAACAGAAAGCCAGCGAGTACGCAGGCAAAACCCTGCGCATGGGCGGTCTGGTGGTGAGTCCCGACTACAACCCGGACACCCTGGAGCTGAAATTCACCATGATGGATTCCGATGGAGTGACAAAGATTCCCGTGCAGTACAACGGCGCTTTGCCTGATCTGTTCAAAGCCAATCAGGGTGTGGTGGTGGAAGGCCAGATGCAAAACGGCACTTTCGTGGGCAAATCCCTGCTGGTCAAACACAGCGAGGAATACCGTGCGCCCCATTCTGGCGACAGCACTGACTACAAGAAACTCATTGAGGAAGCCCAATGA
- a CDS encoding Rieske 2Fe-2S domain-containing protein — protein sequence MSKAPINRRKLLEYWWVLPVTGTFGAFGGMFWYASRVTFGKKQVAAPNFKAGAVTLVAETTQLKKDFDSLDFTYAGVPCVLLRLPNPTQSSVTLDGLHYAAFSRVCTHLGCSVQPLRDPEAAALTFNYRISHPMLGCPCHYSIFDPLQEGQSVFGKALYPLPRLKLSLKGRQIFASGLEPAPGSDG from the coding sequence ATGAGCAAGGCACCCATCAACCGCAGAAAACTGCTGGAATACTGGTGGGTGCTTCCGGTCACGGGCACCTTCGGGGCTTTTGGAGGGATGTTCTGGTATGCCTCACGGGTGACTTTTGGCAAGAAACAGGTGGCGGCTCCAAACTTCAAAGCCGGGGCTGTCACCCTGGTGGCCGAAACCACCCAGCTCAAGAAAGACTTTGACAGCCTGGATTTCACCTATGCAGGAGTTCCCTGTGTGCTGCTGCGCCTGCCCAACCCCACCCAGAGCAGCGTCACACTGGATGGATTGCATTATGCAGCTTTCTCACGGGTCTGCACCCATCTGGGCTGCAGTGTGCAGCCTTTGCGGGACCCGGAGGCCGCAGCCCTCACCTTCAATTACCGCATCAGCCACCCGATGCTGGGCTGTCCATGCCACTACAGCATTTTTGACCCCTTGCAGGAAGGCCAGAGCGTCTTTGGCAAGGCCCTGTATCCCCTGCCCCGGTTGAAACTCAGTCTGAAGGGACGTCAGATTTTTGCGTCTGGGCTGGAGCCTGCTCCCGGCTCGGACGGGTGA
- the ccsA gene encoding cytochrome c biogenesis protein CcsA: protein MKDKITLGLGLLTLLGVAAGLYFALTSPPDANQKDLVRIMYLHVPSAWTSYIAYFGTMVFSLVYLVGKNRKFDRLAYSSAELGVLMTILTLFGGSLWARPTWGTYWVWEPRLTTTAIGLLIYIGYFIVRGLIEDPHRRARVAAVIGIAGTLYIPVNYMSVYWWRSIHQTPTIQLLGKTHIAADPTMILALSIMTVAFTVMYLYLLRVRATVAARVEAREDRLLEAELQERRA from the coding sequence ATGAAGGATAAAATCACCCTCGGTTTAGGTCTCCTCACCCTGCTGGGCGTTGCGGCAGGGCTGTACTTTGCCCTCACCTCTCCCCCGGATGCCAACCAGAAGGACCTGGTGCGCATCATGTACCTGCACGTGCCCAGTGCCTGGACCTCTTATATCGCTTACTTTGGCACCATGGTGTTCTCGCTGGTGTACCTGGTGGGCAAGAACCGCAAGTTTGACCGTCTGGCCTACTCCAGCGCAGAACTCGGGGTTTTGATGACCATCCTGACCCTGTTTGGCGGAAGCCTGTGGGCCAGACCCACCTGGGGTACCTACTGGGTGTGGGAACCCCGCCTGACCACCACCGCCATTGGCCTGCTGATTTACATCGGGTACTTCATTGTGCGCGGCCTGATCGAAGACCCTCACCGCCGTGCCCGTGTGGCTGCAGTGATCGGGATTGCAGGCACCCTGTACATTCCGGTCAATTACATGTCGGTGTACTGGTGGAGGTCCATCCACCAGACCCCCACCATCCAGCTGCTGGGCAAAACCCACATTGCTGCAGATCCCACCATGATTCTGGCCCTGTCGATCATGACGGTGGCTTTCACGGTGATGTATCTGTACCTGCTGCGGGTGCGTGCCACTGTGGCTGCACGGGTGGAAGCCCGCGAAGACCGCCTGCTGGAAGCTGAACTGCAGGAGAGGAGGGCCTGA
- a CDS encoding c-type cytochrome gives MIYLMLAVATVMLILVLLPTSKKALTTPEDSQRNDLLEERDLLVTELKDLSTQGLPPQEKERAELTFKARLARVLKALDDLPPAPPATALSRPAHLPALLTTLLCASVLIVGGFSFFQTWRYSGVGGTEARQLQNVLKLPELQSKASLTKKPEDIKTYARAAFDAGKFQEAAQAYGDLLNLTKNTQDAEALRRLGVFLSTNEQYRQQGLQFVQMAVQLEPKEPEGHLLLGYAYMNNNAAQEALQAFLKFRDLNPSSLEADEQISQLRAALGEDTSGEELFAQNCASCHGSRGEGKTAPSLLSSSAARNEAALKAIIQKGVGSMPAFPNLTEAQLDALVQHVKTLKP, from the coding sequence ATGATCTACCTGATGCTGGCCGTGGCCACAGTGATGCTGATTCTGGTGCTGTTGCCCACCTCAAAAAAAGCACTCACCACCCCAGAAGACAGCCAGCGCAACGATTTGCTGGAAGAGCGGGATTTGCTGGTCACTGAATTGAAGGACCTCAGCACCCAGGGGTTGCCTCCGCAAGAAAAAGAACGGGCAGAACTGACCTTCAAGGCCCGTCTGGCCCGTGTGTTAAAAGCCCTGGATGACCTGCCCCCTGCGCCTCCAGCCACTGCCCTCAGCAGACCGGCCCATCTGCCTGCATTGCTGACCACTTTGCTGTGCGCATCCGTACTCATTGTGGGCGGATTTTCCTTCTTCCAGACCTGGCGTTACTCCGGGGTGGGCGGAACAGAAGCCAGACAGCTGCAAAACGTCCTGAAACTTCCGGAACTTCAGAGCAAAGCCAGCCTCACCAAAAAACCTGAAGACATCAAAACCTACGCACGGGCCGCTTTTGATGCAGGAAAATTTCAGGAGGCTGCCCAGGCTTATGGAGACCTGCTCAACCTGACCAAAAACACCCAGGATGCAGAAGCCCTGCGCCGTCTGGGGGTCTTTCTGTCCACCAATGAGCAGTACCGCCAGCAGGGTTTGCAATTTGTGCAAATGGCCGTCCAGCTGGAGCCCAAAGAGCCAGAAGGCCACTTGCTGCTGGGTTATGCCTACATGAACAACAATGCAGCGCAAGAAGCCCTGCAGGCTTTCCTGAAGTTCCGGGACCTGAACCCCAGCAGTCTGGAAGCCGACGAGCAAATTTCACAGCTGCGGGCGGCACTGGGAGAAGACACTTCTGGTGAGGAACTGTTTGCCCAGAACTGCGCCTCTTGCCACGGCAGCAGAGGGGAAGGCAAAACCGCTCCCAGCCTGCTGTCCAGCAGCGCAGCCCGCAATGAAGCTGCACTCAAGGCCATCATCCAGAAAGGTGTGGGCTCCATGCCAGCCTTTCCCAACCTGACAGAGGCACAACTGGACGCCCTGGTTCAGCATGTGAAGACCCTGAAGCCATGA
- the ccmA gene encoding heme ABC exporter ATP-binding protein CcmA: MQTLQLARRFARSWVLRDISFSVEEGQTVVLFGENGAGKTTLLRVLAGVLSPHRGEGRIFGYDLKDQRSVRDHAFFLSNDQGLYADLTVLENLSFTAQMYGVRSDLKTILQRVGLEQAGHKRARELSSGMRKRALLARMLLAPSPLLLIDEPFANLDEAGKQFVLEILQEAQQQNKTLIFTSHEPALALQLTSVHYTLKGGAFA; this comes from the coding sequence GTGCAAACCCTGCAACTGGCCCGCCGTTTCGCCAGATCCTGGGTGCTCAGGGACATCTCTTTCTCTGTGGAGGAAGGTCAGACGGTGGTGCTGTTCGGAGAGAACGGTGCAGGTAAAACCACCCTGCTGCGCGTGCTGGCCGGGGTGCTCAGCCCACACCGGGGGGAGGGGCGCATCTTTGGGTATGACCTGAAAGACCAGCGCAGCGTGCGGGACCATGCTTTTTTTCTGAGCAACGACCAGGGCCTGTATGCCGACCTGACCGTGCTGGAAAACCTGAGCTTCACAGCTCAGATGTACGGGGTCAGGTCTGATTTGAAAACCATATTGCAAAGGGTGGGCCTGGAACAGGCTGGTCACAAACGCGCCAGAGAGCTCAGTTCAGGGATGCGCAAACGCGCCCTGCTGGCCCGAATGTTGCTGGCCCCCAGCCCTCTGCTCCTGATCGATGAGCCTTTTGCCAACCTGGATGAAGCCGGGAAACAGTTTGTGCTGGAAATCCTGCAAGAAGCCCAGCAGCAGAACAAGACCCTGATCTTCACCAGCCATGAACCCGCACTGGCCTTGCAGCTCACCTCTGTGCACTACACCTTAAAAGGCGGAGCTTTCGCGTGA
- a CDS encoding heme exporter protein CcmB — protein sequence MKQAWIIALKDLRLEGRSKDILTTTVFFSALVVLIMGFALGPDTTRLRESAPGVLWAALAFASILAAQRAFGSEQESGALESLLMYPGGHEWVFVGKLLANYLLMLVLAAVTLVTASLIYDLHYTHLPYLILTVLLGVLGFSIVSVFYAAITVNLRAKESLLPVLMFPICIPVVIGAVSATRVLTQNGMMDELYSWLQLLAGFDVISLLVATLLFPHALEN from the coding sequence GTGAAGCAGGCCTGGATCATTGCCCTCAAGGACCTGCGTTTAGAAGGCCGCAGCAAGGACATCCTCACCACCACGGTGTTTTTCTCTGCCCTGGTGGTGCTGATCATGGGGTTTGCCCTGGGACCGGACACCACCCGCCTGAGGGAATCTGCGCCAGGGGTGCTGTGGGCTGCCCTGGCTTTTGCCAGCATTCTGGCTGCACAGCGGGCCTTTGGCAGCGAACAGGAATCCGGTGCCCTGGAAAGCCTGCTGATGTACCCCGGAGGCCACGAATGGGTCTTTGTGGGAAAACTGCTGGCCAACTACCTGCTGATGCTGGTTCTGGCAGCAGTCACGCTGGTCACGGCCAGCCTGATTTACGACCTGCACTACACGCATCTTCCGTACCTGATTCTGACTGTGCTGCTGGGGGTGCTGGGATTCTCCATTGTCAGCGTGTTTTATGCTGCCATCACCGTGAATTTACGGGCCAAAGAGAGCCTGCTTCCGGTCCTGATGTTCCCCATTTGCATTCCCGTGGTGATTGGGGCGGTCTCGGCCACCAGGGTGCTGACCCAGAACGGCATGATGGATGAGCTGTACAGCTGGCTTCAACTGCTGGCAGGGTTCGATGTGATTTCCCTGCTGGTGGCGACTTTGCTGTTTCCCCATGCCCTGGAAAACTGA
- a CDS encoding TlpA family protein disulfide reductase: MKRFIGPVLVVLVLVLLGYGLLKEDEDPRSPLEGKPAPEFVLKSMDGQQYQLSSLKGQPVVINFWASWCLPCRAEAPVYRALTQTTGSQVHYLGIAFNDDPIKARAFLKEYGLDIPTLLDPKSQVAINYGIGQIPVTLVLDQQGTIVYRHLGEVDLPTMQGVLAKLGVKI; the protein is encoded by the coding sequence ATGAAACGCTTTATTGGTCCAGTGCTGGTGGTGCTGGTTTTGGTCTTGCTGGGTTATGGCCTCCTCAAAGAAGACGAGGATCCCAGAAGCCCTCTGGAAGGCAAACCTGCTCCAGAATTTGTTTTGAAAAGCATGGACGGTCAGCAGTACCAGCTCAGCAGCCTGAAAGGGCAACCTGTGGTGATCAACTTCTGGGCCTCCTGGTGCCTGCCCTGCCGTGCTGAAGCCCCGGTGTACCGTGCACTGACCCAGACCACTGGAAGCCAGGTGCATTACCTGGGCATTGCCTTCAACGACGATCCCATCAAGGCCAGGGCTTTCCTGAAAGAATACGGGCTGGACATCCCCACCCTGCTTGATCCCAAATCCCAGGTGGCCATCAATTACGGGATCGGACAGATTCCGGTGACGCTGGTGCTGGACCAGCAAGGCACCATCGTGTACCGTCACCTCGGCGAGGTGGATTTGCCCACCATGCAGGGCGTGCTGGCCAAACTCGGGGTAAAGATTTGA
- a CDS encoding BamA/OMP85 family outer membrane protein has product MKKVLTVTALLAFPSIAIAQTQDTLQEIRIVGVSSSQASTIKSRLPIYQGSRVSEVKEEAIRAAIARLGIFRVVQIKVQNEDKGPVLLIEVQENPKILDIVVTGTTLTDQQAFLKTLQDQYGIVKGAVLNTSQLELARAKFRQALRDQGLPFLPEVTTSLQDSTAGTTITFQVKENAPIKQVVFQGLKSIPAQVAQDAFADLLKQGTFSSDLYELSLRNLAAAYQQAGYLGSGADLQKAVLNNGILSIPVVELTIGSIDSSLIDPVPVLSVQEGQVFRPADFSADLQKISEQLGKTVTLQYQQNPSDPRKVDVQLVVTDVPAGKISSIQVEGNTVLSDEELTGALKSKVGETFSFPLAQEDVLTLQRLYRDRGYDVLLPENPLRFDGKTLTFQLTEVTIAGYDFKWEGERRTSEDFVRSQLPREGSALNADIFRKQLTRLVQGGVLKVVNVQPVQTNDPSKVRLALTLQEVPSLNVSPGLTYAAEEGFAGDLQISDTNLFGLGHQLTASLNFAPNAAGQVLGGSIAYGLPYLGAPEQPINAKITLASNVTPNLPIKNGTADTERDYSERTNQATLEVGTSLDDHTSLSGGLQGELKQYYLEPGDSTGLPDSDPAVSQNLPGKGWTVQAFSSLNSDFSDSATFPTSGFRASVNGSYGFGYEKTSLNWGKLSGGLRGYLDLTADSPVNVVLAGRVDAGAIVGQAPESALFRVGGSQFDDRFSLKGFDESSFSGKNFFTAGVEARADFGVKTDFLQGLYALAFLDAGDAWTQNDFNMNLGYGLGVQAQLGTESFVLPLRVDYAFSNLYPKGKFSIKLGFLF; this is encoded by the coding sequence ATGAAAAAAGTTCTTACTGTGACTGCTTTGCTTGCTTTTCCATCCATTGCCATCGCCCAGACCCAGGACACTTTGCAGGAAATTCGCATTGTGGGTGTTTCCTCCTCGCAGGCCAGCACCATCAAGAGCCGCCTGCCCATTTACCAGGGATCCAGAGTCAGTGAGGTCAAAGAAGAAGCCATCCGTGCCGCCATTGCCCGTCTGGGCATTTTCAGGGTGGTACAAATCAAAGTGCAGAACGAAGACAAAGGGCCTGTACTGCTGATTGAAGTGCAGGAAAACCCTAAAATTCTTGACATTGTGGTCACAGGGACCACCCTGACCGATCAGCAGGCCTTCCTGAAAACCCTGCAGGACCAGTACGGAATTGTCAAAGGTGCAGTGCTGAACACCAGTCAGCTTGAACTGGCCCGTGCAAAATTCCGGCAGGCCCTGCGGGACCAGGGGTTGCCTTTCCTGCCCGAAGTCACCACCTCCCTGCAGGACAGCACGGCTGGCACCACCATCACTTTTCAGGTCAAGGAGAATGCACCCATCAAACAGGTGGTGTTTCAGGGCTTGAAAAGCATCCCAGCGCAGGTGGCCCAGGATGCTTTTGCAGATTTGCTCAAACAGGGCACCTTCAGCTCAGACCTTTACGAGCTGTCTTTGCGCAACCTTGCAGCAGCGTACCAGCAGGCGGGTTATCTGGGCAGTGGTGCAGATCTGCAAAAGGCCGTGCTGAACAACGGCATCCTCAGCATTCCGGTGGTGGAACTCACCATTGGCAGCATCGACAGCAGCCTGATTGATCCTGTACCCGTGCTTTCCGTGCAGGAAGGCCAGGTGTTCAGGCCCGCAGATTTCAGTGCAGACCTGCAAAAAATCAGTGAGCAGCTCGGGAAAACCGTGACCCTGCAGTACCAGCAGAACCCCTCTGACCCGCGCAAGGTGGATGTGCAACTGGTGGTGACCGACGTTCCAGCAGGTAAAATTTCCAGCATTCAGGTCGAAGGGAACACCGTCCTGTCCGATGAGGAATTGACCGGGGCACTGAAATCAAAAGTGGGAGAGACCTTCAGCTTTCCGCTGGCCCAGGAAGATGTGCTGACCCTGCAACGCCTGTATCGGGATCGTGGCTATGATGTTTTGCTGCCCGAAAACCCACTGCGCTTTGATGGCAAAACCCTGACCTTCCAGCTCACCGAAGTGACCATTGCAGGCTACGACTTCAAATGGGAAGGCGAGCGGCGCACCAGCGAGGATTTTGTGCGTTCCCAGTTGCCCAGAGAAGGCAGTGCCCTGAACGCAGACATTTTCCGCAAACAATTGACCCGACTGGTACAGGGCGGGGTGCTGAAAGTGGTGAACGTACAACCCGTCCAGACCAATGACCCCAGCAAGGTGCGTCTGGCCCTGACTTTGCAGGAGGTGCCCAGCCTGAATGTCAGCCCTGGCCTGACTTACGCTGCAGAAGAAGGTTTTGCTGGCGATTTGCAGATCAGCGACACCAACCTCTTTGGACTGGGCCATCAACTCACCGCCAGTCTGAATTTTGCCCCCAATGCTGCAGGTCAGGTGCTGGGTGGCTCCATCGCTTACGGCCTCCCCTACCTGGGTGCTCCCGAACAGCCCATCAACGCCAAAATCACCCTGGCCAGCAACGTCACCCCCAACCTGCCCATCAAAAACGGCACGGCAGACACCGAACGGGATTATTCCGAAAGAACCAATCAGGCCACCCTGGAGGTTGGGACCAGCCTGGACGATCACACCTCCCTCAGTGGTGGCTTACAAGGCGAACTGAAGCAGTATTACCTGGAGCCTGGAGACTCCACAGGCCTGCCAGACAGTGATCCTGCAGTCAGCCAGAACCTTCCAGGGAAAGGCTGGACAGTGCAGGCTTTCTCCAGCCTGAACAGCGACTTTTCGGACAGTGCCACCTTTCCCACCAGCGGATTCCGTGCTTCGGTGAATGGCAGTTATGGCTTTGGATACGAAAAAACCAGCCTGAACTGGGGAAAACTCTCTGGCGGACTGCGCGGTTACCTGGACCTCACGGCAGACAGCCCGGTCAACGTGGTGCTGGCAGGCCGGGTGGATGCCGGAGCCATTGTGGGTCAGGCCCCTGAATCTGCCCTCTTCCGGGTGGGGGGCAGCCAGTTCGACGACCGTTTCAGCCTCAAGGGCTTTGACGAAAGCAGCTTCTCTGGCAAGAATTTCTTCACTGCAGGCGTGGAAGCACGTGCAGATTTTGGGGTGAAAACCGACTTCCTGCAAGGCCTTTACGCTCTGGCGTTCCTGGATGCAGGAGATGCCTGGACCCAGAACGACTTCAACATGAATTTGGGCTATGGTCTGGGCGTGCAGGCGCAACTGGGAACCGAAAGCTTCGTGTTGCCCCTCAGGGTGGATTACGCTTTTTCCAACCTGTATCCAAAAGGGAAGTTTTCCATCAAACTGGGCTTTTTGTTCTGA